Proteins found in one Candidatus Nitrosocosmicus arcticus genomic segment:
- a CDS encoding SDR family NAD(P)-dependent oxidoreductase, producing the protein MKCHLGKVAIVTGSSKGIGFAIAKELSERGLIIIVCS; encoded by the coding sequence TTGAAGTGTCACTTAGGTAAAGTAGCCATAGTCACTGGTTCAAGTAAAGGGATTGGATTTGCGATAGCAAAGGAGCTCTCAGAAAGAGGACTTATAATCATAGTCTGTTCTTGA